A part of Gemmatimonas groenlandica genomic DNA contains:
- the tssK gene encoding type VI secretion system baseplate subunit TssK codes for MRHSPPVLWTKGVLLTPQHLQAQDRHHEETLAFQVGALAFSPWGLSQLSLDLDALAGGTLVTTTIAGRFADGLLFDAPLAGATPPPKSLAGAFGPDQETALAYVAVPEYRPGARNVARRGEYASARWLADEQLLRDETTGLTERPIQVSPPSLRLLLEGESLEGYTAMPIARLRRAPSGDLTLDPQFVPPLLDLSASDVMMGMMRRLTERLSARSAALSGSRRQRNQGLADFTVADVGSFWLLYTVNTHLPAIRHLHEVRRGHPAALWEAMLALVGSLSAFSTSGDARSLPTYDHLRLGEGFFELERRLYELLDGAVVDAAIALPLKPVRATLHAVAIEQVKWLEAPQWFLAVSAPLRQQELIPKVLQGCKVGAADVVDTLIRQALPGIELAHISSPPSAVPVKLDFQYFAIRKAGSAWDAIERARNLAVYVPAELVDARFELVIVLR; via the coding sequence ATGCGCCACTCCCCGCCAGTACTTTGGACCAAGGGCGTCCTCCTCACGCCGCAGCATCTGCAGGCGCAGGATCGACATCACGAAGAGACGCTCGCCTTTCAGGTCGGTGCGCTCGCCTTCAGCCCGTGGGGGCTGTCGCAGCTCTCACTCGACTTGGACGCGCTCGCGGGTGGCACACTCGTCACCACCACGATCGCCGGTCGCTTCGCCGATGGCTTGCTGTTCGACGCACCGTTGGCCGGCGCGACGCCACCGCCCAAGTCGCTGGCGGGTGCCTTCGGCCCCGATCAGGAGACAGCGCTCGCGTACGTCGCCGTCCCGGAGTACCGTCCGGGTGCGCGCAATGTGGCCCGGCGGGGCGAGTACGCCTCGGCCCGATGGCTCGCCGATGAGCAGTTGCTGCGCGATGAAACGACCGGCCTGACCGAGCGACCGATCCAGGTGTCGCCGCCGTCGTTGCGCCTGCTGCTGGAGGGTGAGAGTCTCGAAGGGTACACGGCGATGCCGATTGCCCGGTTGCGCCGTGCGCCCTCGGGCGATCTCACGCTCGATCCGCAGTTCGTCCCGCCGTTGCTCGACCTGTCGGCGAGCGATGTCATGATGGGCATGATGCGGCGCCTCACCGAACGGTTGTCGGCGCGCAGCGCCGCCCTGTCGGGAAGCCGCCGTCAGCGCAATCAGGGCTTGGCCGATTTCACCGTCGCCGACGTCGGCAGTTTCTGGCTGCTGTATACCGTGAATACGCACCTGCCGGCGATCCGCCATCTCCATGAGGTGCGACGCGGTCACCCCGCCGCGCTTTGGGAGGCGATGCTGGCGCTGGTCGGCTCGCTGTCGGCGTTCTCGACGAGTGGCGATGCGCGTTCATTGCCAACCTACGATCATCTGCGTCTCGGCGAGGGGTTCTTCGAGCTCGAACGTCGGCTCTATGAACTGCTCGACGGCGCGGTGGTCGATGCGGCGATTGCCTTGCCGCTCAAGCCGGTGCGCGCGACGCTGCACGCGGTCGCCATCGAACAGGTGAAGTGGCTGGAGGCCCCGCAGTGGTTCCTCGCCGTAAGCGCCCCGCTGCGCCAGCAGGAGTTGATCCCGAAAGTGTTGCAGGGGTGCAAGGTCGGTGCAGCCGACGTGGTCGACACGCTGATCCGTCAGGCGCTGCCCGGTATCGAGCTCGCGCACATCTCGTCGCCACCCTCGGCCGTTCCGGTGAAGCTGGACTTTCAATACTTCGCGATCCGAAAGGCGGGGAGCGCGTGGGATGCGATCGAGCGTGCGCGCAACCTGGCCGTGTACGTCCCGGCCGAACTGGTCGACGCGCGGTTCGAACTGGTGATCGTCCTCCGCTAG
- the tssK gene encoding type VI secretion system baseplate subunit TssK, whose product MRLTSPPSRRVVWEDGMHIAPQHFQAQRRYQEDQSSRTLDLLFPFAYGLSAVALDADALQNGTLALVHARGVLPDGTVFHTPDADPSPPPSALAERFSPTRDAHVVYLALPRWRTDAANVDHLDEEAGARQPFDANATPLRFQAVEEMVIDESTGADPLRVRFAARNLRLLLDDERTDEFVSMPIGRVRRDGRGQFQVDGDFIPPVLQLAACDALLELTRRTVSLLEAKGSALSATMSSAPSGASGGAAAYVGNELATRWLLHAVRSADAPLRHLLLTRRAHPERLFLELSRLAGALSTFAMGGQFRDLPIYDHDHLTDVFAALELQLRAHLDVVISARAIVVPLAASTDVLHVATLSDARCFEPGTRWFLGVRADVGRAELVDRVQRLTKTCASKFVLELVRRAFNGLTTEHIPTPPAGLAPKPDLTYFELTLAGPCALSITESREIGVYVPDALPGAYLEVAILLPSSS is encoded by the coding sequence ATGCGACTGACCTCACCGCCGTCCCGTCGTGTCGTCTGGGAAGACGGCATGCACATCGCGCCGCAGCACTTCCAGGCGCAGCGTCGCTATCAGGAAGATCAATCGAGCCGGACGCTCGACCTGCTCTTCCCCTTCGCCTATGGATTGTCGGCCGTGGCCCTCGATGCCGACGCCCTCCAGAATGGCACCCTCGCGCTGGTGCATGCCCGCGGGGTCCTTCCGGATGGTACGGTCTTCCATACACCCGACGCGGATCCGTCGCCGCCCCCGAGTGCGCTGGCCGAACGGTTCTCGCCAACGCGCGACGCGCACGTGGTCTATCTCGCGTTGCCGCGCTGGCGTACCGATGCGGCTAATGTGGATCACCTCGACGAGGAGGCGGGCGCGCGTCAGCCGTTCGACGCGAACGCCACACCGCTGCGCTTTCAGGCCGTCGAGGAGATGGTGATCGACGAGTCGACGGGAGCCGATCCGTTGCGGGTGCGCTTCGCCGCGCGCAATCTGCGCCTCCTGCTCGACGACGAGCGCACTGACGAATTCGTTTCGATGCCGATCGGGCGCGTCCGGCGTGATGGACGCGGACAGTTTCAGGTGGACGGCGATTTCATTCCGCCGGTGCTCCAGTTGGCCGCCTGCGATGCGCTGCTCGAACTCACGCGACGAACGGTGAGCTTGCTCGAGGCCAAGGGCAGTGCCTTATCGGCCACGATGTCGAGCGCGCCGTCGGGCGCGTCGGGTGGTGCGGCGGCGTACGTGGGCAACGAGCTCGCCACGCGGTGGTTGTTGCATGCCGTGCGCTCGGCCGATGCGCCGCTGCGGCATTTGCTGCTCACGCGACGCGCGCATCCGGAACGGTTGTTTCTCGAGTTGTCGCGTCTGGCTGGCGCGCTGTCGACGTTCGCCATGGGCGGACAGTTCCGCGACCTGCCGATCTACGATCACGATCATCTGACGGACGTCTTCGCGGCGCTCGAGCTGCAGCTGCGGGCGCACCTCGACGTGGTGATCTCCGCCCGCGCCATCGTGGTGCCGTTGGCCGCGTCGACCGACGTGCTGCATGTGGCCACGCTGTCCGACGCACGCTGCTTCGAGCCCGGCACCCGTTGGTTTCTCGGCGTGCGCGCTGACGTGGGGCGAGCCGAGCTCGTGGATCGCGTGCAGCGGCTGACCAAGACCTGCGCCAGCAAGTTCGTCCTCGAACTGGTGCGTCGCGCGTTCAACGGTCTCACCACCGAGCATATCCCGACTCCGCCCGCAGGACTCGCGCCGAAGCCCGATCTGACGTATTTCGAGCTCACGCTGGCCGGTCCCTGTGCGTTGTCGATCACGGAGAGCCGAGAGATCGGCGTGTACGTGCCCGATGCATTGCCGGGTGCCTATCTGGAAGTCGCCATCCTGTTGCCGTCGTCGTCGTAA
- a CDS encoding DotU family type IV/VI secretion system protein, whose amino-acid sequence MSAPTMVAPGRLASVLQESITAVVRLRADRQPVTDAAAFRAQIIQLLTRAEQESLQAGFTAADARLAIFAVVAFLDESVLNTRTAALADWARRPLQDELFGGHMGGEWFFQHLDQLLARPDSPELGDLLEVHQLCLLLGFRGKYGAGDNGQLHATTSRVAERLGRLRGVPGELAPHWHPPADRVDTKDPWLRRLTIAAIASAVLLVVLWGTYALTLRSAASELRALAPVASAAATTTR is encoded by the coding sequence GTGTCTGCTCCGACCATGGTGGCGCCGGGTCGTCTGGCGAGTGTGCTGCAGGAATCGATCACCGCCGTGGTTCGCCTGCGGGCGGATCGACAGCCGGTGACCGATGCGGCGGCATTTCGTGCCCAAATCATTCAGTTACTCACGCGCGCCGAGCAGGAGTCGCTGCAAGCGGGCTTCACGGCGGCCGACGCGCGTCTGGCGATCTTCGCCGTCGTAGCGTTCCTCGATGAGTCGGTGCTGAACACGCGCACCGCGGCGCTGGCCGATTGGGCCCGTCGTCCCCTGCAGGACGAACTGTTTGGCGGCCACATGGGCGGCGAATGGTTCTTTCAGCATCTCGATCAGCTGCTGGCGCGACCGGATTCGCCGGAACTCGGCGATCTGCTGGAAGTGCATCAGCTCTGTCTGCTGCTCGGCTTCCGCGGCAAGTACGGCGCCGGCGACAACGGACAATTGCACGCCACGACCTCACGCGTGGCCGAGCGTCTGGGCCGGCTGCGGGGCGTTCCCGGTGAACTGGCGCCGCACTGGCACCCGCCCGCTGATCGCGTCGACACGAAGGATCCCTGGCTCCGCCGACTCACGATCGCGGCGATCGCGAGCGCGGTGCTGCTCGTGGTGTTGTGGGGCACGTATGCGCTGACGCTGCGCAGTGCGGCGAGTGAGCTTCGCGCACTCGCGCCGGTGGCATCGGCCGCCGCGACCACCACTCGATAA
- the tssB gene encoding type VI secretion system contractile sheath small subunit codes for MAESTQKKLERVRPPRIQISYEVETGGAIEMKELPFLMGVLGDFSGNPAEPLPRLKDRKFVEITPDNFDDTLASMKPRLQFSVENKLSEDADAPKLGVELNFRSMDDFSPDAVAKQVKPLRELLELRTELANLRANLQTNEKLDEVLQDTLGDADKMAKLKAELGLES; via the coding sequence ATGGCCGAAAGTACGCAGAAAAAACTCGAACGAGTCCGCCCGCCTCGCATTCAGATCTCCTACGAGGTCGAAACCGGCGGCGCCATCGAGATGAAGGAACTTCCCTTCCTCATGGGCGTGCTCGGTGACTTCAGCGGGAACCCCGCGGAGCCGCTCCCGCGCTTGAAGGATCGCAAGTTCGTCGAGATCACGCCCGACAACTTCGACGACACGCTCGCCAGCATGAAGCCGCGCCTGCAGTTCTCTGTCGAGAACAAGCTCAGCGAAGATGCCGACGCGCCCAAGCTTGGCGTCGAACTGAATTTCCGCAGCATGGACGACTTCTCCCCCGACGCCGTGGCCAAGCAGGTCAAGCCACTCCGCGAGCTGCTCGAGCTGCGCACCGAACTCGCCAACCTGCGCGCCAACCTGCAGACCAACGAGAAGCTCGACGAAGTGCTGCAGGACACGCTGGGCGACGCCGACAAGATGGCCAAGCTGAAGGCCGAACTCGGGCTGGAGAGCTAA